In the Podospora pseudocomata strain CBS 415.72m chromosome 5, whole genome shotgun sequence genome, one interval contains:
- a CDS encoding hypothetical protein (EggNog:ENOG503NZKS; CAZy:GH2; COG:G) codes for MRLQPLTVGVSAAANLHSVAADPLVFLNGQVTAIPSWDLQSSAEIGTDLAALSKTGVDTSSWRHITTSKCTLMSCLINAGVYSEDDLFYSENMKRVDDRQFSVPWTYRQEYSLEPGPGKHFFLKTHGITSRADIFLNGKQVASKDQQAGSFAGKNYDITKLVAKQNALAIQVHPTSYYHDFALGWVDWNPWPADNGTGVWRDVEVKQTGPVALESLRIITKVGPTVERLKDPATVTLKSRAENLEDKPMVVTAHGSVFAPFGRKAAPITWSKQLTLPPRSITDIVLETTVTDPAIWWPKQWGDQPLYSGALAITVNNTLSDSITQQFGLRSVTSKLNSHQDVTYIVNHIPFQVIGAGYTPNIFLQFDPSRWEAELQYVLDLGLNTVRLEGKNEHPILYEIANRLGIFLMPGWECCDKWESWSYNHDLFLNPPPVWSNADYTIANNSMLHEAAMLQTHPSVLTYLIGSDYWPDARATPIYLNALKHYDWQTPIIGSASKRGYSPLTGPSGMKMEGPYDWVPPNYWYETSPPRAGSAFGFGSELGAGVGTPTVSSLTKFLSPSDLDDLWKNPTKPLYHMSREGSEFTTRQIYHSALSARWGSPTSLEDYLMKSQIMDYEATRAQFEAFAVKWSDRNRPATGLIYWMLNNAWPSLHWNVWDYYMKPGGSYYGAKAGARREHVVYDYTTKEVWIVDRTVDDLYREREVEIQVVGLDGGVKFGSLVKVESLPNGSGRVAGLGGEGALGYLTGGVFLRLVLRDGDGGVLSRNVYWLSKELDRLDWGETTWFVTPVGRYADYKEFNTLKEAEMTVGVERRGEKEVVVNLENRASVPAFFVGLELLDGDGNDVLPLTWEDNYVTLWPGEKIRLVAKSVGSRGWQPASVRVGGKNVKEMLVSVS; via the coding sequence ATGCGCCTCCAACCGTTAACCGTTGGCGTTTCTGCTGCCGCGAACTTGCATTCGGTCGCGGCCGACCCGTTGGTATTCCTGAACGGCCAGGTCACGGCCATCCCATCGTGGGACCTCCAGTCATCAGCAGAGATCGGTACAGATCTTGCGGCTCTGTCGAAAACAGGTGTCGACACCTCATCATGGCgccacatcaccacatcgAAGTGCACTCTGATGAGCTGCCTGATCAACGCCGGGGTTTACAGTGAGGATGATCTGTTCTACTCAGAAAACAtgaagagggtggatgaCAGGCAGTTCTCAGTCCCATGGACGTACCGACAGGAGTATTCGCTCGAACCTGGCCCTGGGAAGcacttcttcctcaagacGCATGGAATTACTTCACGAGCCGACATCTTCTTGAACGGAAAGCAAGTCGCATCAAAAGATCAGCAAGCCGGTTCGTTTGCTGGCAAGAACTATGACATCACCAAGCTAGTCGCCAAACAGAATGCTCTTGCTATTCAGGTGCACCCTACAAGCTACTACCACGATTTTGCTCTTGGGTGGGTGGATTGGAACCCATGGCCGGCCGACAACGGGACCGGCGTGTGGAGAGACGTTGAAGTCAAGCAAACGGGACCTGTAGCGCTGGAGAGCTTGCGGATCATCACAAAGGTTGGACCGACGGTTGAGAGACTAAAGGACCCAGCAACTGTCACGCTCAAATCTCGTGCTGAGAATTTGGAGGACAAACCCATGGTTGTGACAGCTCATGGTTCCGTCTTTGCACCGTTTGGACGGAAGGCAGCCCCGATAACATGGAGCAAACAGCTCACCCTTCCACCACGATCCATCACCGACATCGTCCTCGAAACCACCGTGACCGACCCAGCCATATGGTGGCCAAAACAATGGGGCGATCAACCCCTCTACAGCGGAGCCCTCGCCATCAccgtcaacaacaccctctccgacTCCATCACCCAACAATTCGGCCTCCGCAGCGTCACCTCCAAGCTCAACTCCCACCAAGACGTCACCTACATCGTCAACCACATCCCCTTCCAAGTCATTGGCGCAGGCTACACCCCCAACATCTTCCTCCAATTCGACCCCTCCAGATGGGAAGCCGAACTCCAGTAcgtcctcgacctcggcctCAACACCGTCCGCCTCGAAGGCAAAAACGAGCACCCCATCCTTTACGAAATCGCCAACCGCCTCGGGATATTCCTCATGCCAGGCTGGGAATGCTGCGACAAGTGGGAGTCCTGGTCCTACAACCAcgacctcttcctcaacccaccaccagtcTGGTCAAACGCCGATTACACCATAGCCAACAACTCGATGCTCCACGAAGCAGCCATgctccaaacccacccctccgtCCTGACCTACCTCATCGGATCAGATTATTGGCCTGACGCACGCGCCACACCCATCTACCTCAACGCCCTGAAACACTACGACTGGCAGACTCCCATCATCGGGTCGGCTTCCAAAAGAGGGtactcccccctcaccgGCCCCTCGGGCATGAAAATGGAAGGACCCTACGACTGGGTCCCCCCAAACTACTGGTACGagacctcccctccccgcgcAGGCTCAGCTTTCGGTTTCGGGTCAGAACTCGGCGCCGGAGTGGGAACCCCCACCGTATCCTCCCTAACGAAATTCCTCTCCCCTTCTGACCTTGACGACCTCTGGAAAAACCCGACAAAGCCATTATATCACATGTCCCGCGAAGGATCAGAGTTCACCACACGACAAATCTACCACTCTGCCCTTTCCGCACGGTGGGGTAGTCCGACATCATTGGAGGATTATCTCATGAAATCGCAAATAATGGACTACGAGGCTACAAGAGCGCAGTTTGAGGCTTTTGCGGTGAAATGGAGTGATAGGAACAGACCGGCAACGGGATTGATATATTGGATGCTGAATAATGCGTGGCCGTCGCTGCATTGGAATGTTTGGGATTATTACATGAAGCCGGGGGGGAGTTATTATGGTGCGAAAGCTGGGGCTAGGAGGGAGCATGTTGTTTATGATTATACCACGAAGGAGGTTTGGATAGTTGATAGGACGGTTGATGATTTATatcgggagagggaggtggagataCAGGTtgtggggttggatgggggggtgaaGTTTGGGAGTTTGGTGAAGGTGGAGAGTTTGCCTaatgggagtgggagggtggcggggttgggcGGGGAAGGGGCGTTGGGTTATTTGACGGGGGGGGTGTTTTTACGGCTGGTGCTcagggatggggatgggggggtgcTTAGTCGGAATGTGTACTGGTTGAGTAAGGAGTTGGATCGGTTGGATTGGGGGGAGACGACTTGGTTTGTGACGCCGGTGGGGAGGTATGCGGATTACAAAGAGTTTAATACActcaaggaggcggagatgacagttggggtggagaggaggggtgagAAAGAGGTCGTGGTTAATTTGGAGAATAGGGCTAGTGTGCCGGCGttttttgttggtttggagttgttggatggggatgggaatgaTGTTTTGCCGTTGACTTGGGAGGATAATTATGTCACTTTGTGGCCGGGGGAGAAGATACGTTTGGTTGCCAAGTCGGTTGGTTCACGAGGGTGGCAGCCGGCGAGTGTTCGTGTGGGAGGTAAGAATGTCAAGGAGATGCTTGTCAGTGTATCTTAG
- a CDS encoding hypothetical protein (COG:G; EggNog:ENOG503NWPH) — translation MHANHLGVLLSGLLVSAKIASASSILFSGGTIIAFDRATNSLDVIRNGSVLVTDDRITSVYAGSIPPSSVSIPSDVEEVDITNKILTPGFIDTHRHGWQTAYKTLGSNTSLVDYFNRFGEFPTAANYPFTPEEIYYSQLAGLYEALNAGVTTTLDHAHGTFSNATSSASFQASIDSGARVFWAYAFHELENYPLSEQFAHYRSIFTEAPHLNTPTTLGIAYDGFGPNPNQEIISTIISLTHETNASVLTTHSVQGPYGITNSPEDFAAQSLFTSLPPTTPIVFSHASFLSAVGAQLLRTYNHTISITPESEMHYGHTHPTSHLILDRASIGVDTHFTFSTDILTQTRMWLQSVRRLLYAEVLNRWQVPVNNPMSANQAFLLATRNGGLSLRREDLGIIAPGAKADLVIWDGGTGPNMWGWRDPVAAVVLHGNVGDVEGVVVDGRWKKRGGKLTDERFEDVKMKFAEVARRVQDRVVEAGVGLPGEGERFVVSGLEFGNSSVVDVQVGEGDGYGGLFL, via the coding sequence ATGCACGCCAATCATCTTGGGGTCCTCCTCTCGGGACTTCTTGTCTCAGCCAAGATCGCCTCAGCTTCATCGATCCTATTCTCCGGAGGCACAATCATTGCCTTTGACCGCGCAACAAACTCTCTCGATGTCATCCGCAATGGCTCTGTCTTGGTAACCGACGACCGCATCACCAGCGTCTATGCTGGGTCAATTCCACCCTCTTCGGTCTCCATCCCGTCAGACGTGGAAGAGGTAGACATCACAAACAAAATCCTCACTCCCGGCTTCATCGACACCCACCGTCACGGCTGGCAAACAGCCTACAAAACCCTCGGCAGCAACACCTCCCTCGTCGATTACTTCAACCGCTTCGGCGAGTTCCCCACCGCAGCCAACTACCCCTTCACCCCAGAAGAAATCTACTACAGCCAACTCGCCGGCCTGTACGAAGCCCTCAACGCAGGCgtgaccaccaccctcgaccaCGCCCACGGCACCTTTTCCAAcgccacctcctcagccAGCTTCCAAGCCTCCATCGACAGCGGCGCTCGCGTCTTTTGGGCCTACGCCTTCCACGAACTAGAAAACTACCCCCTCTCTGAACAATTCGCCCACTACCGCTCCATTTTCACCGAAGCCCCCCACCTTaacaccccaaccaccctcGGGATAGCGTACGACGGCTTCGgtcccaacccaaaccaagaaataatctccaccatcatctccctcacccacGAAACCAACGCCTCTGTCTTGACAACACACTCCGTCCAGGGACCATATGGAATCACAAACTCCCCTGAGGACTTCGCCGCCCAGTCTTtattcacctccctccccccaaccacacCAATCGTCTTCTCCCACGCATCATTCCTCTCCGCCGTCGGtgcccagctcctccgcacatacaaccacaccatcagCATAACACCGGAGTCGGAAATGCACTACGGGCATACCCACCCCACCTCCCATCTAATCCTCGACCGTGCCTCGATCGGGGTGGACACGCATTTCACTTTCTCGACTGATATCCTAACCCAAACACGCATGTGGCTGCAATCTGTCCGACGGCTCCTTTACGCAGAAGTACTAAACCGTTGGCAGGTGCCAGTTAACAACCCCATGTCTGCGAACCAGGCTTTTTTACTTGCCACGCGGAACGGGGGGCTGTCGCTGAGAAGAGAGGATCTGGGGATTATTGCCCCTGGGGCGAAGGCTGATTTGGTGATTTGGGATGGAGGGACGGGGCCGAATAtgtgggggtggagggacccggttgcggcggtggtgttgcaTGGGAatgttggggatgtggagggggtggtggtagatgggaggtggaagaagaggggtggGAAGTTGACGGATGAGAGGTTTGAGGACGTGAAAATGAAGTTTGCGGAGGTTGCGAGACGGGTGCAGGATAGGGTTGTTGaggcgggggttgggttgcctggggagggggagaggtttgtgGTTAGTGGGCTGGAGTTTGGGAATAGTTCCGTGGTTGATGtgcaggttggggagggggatgggtatggggggttgtttttgtga
- a CDS encoding hypothetical protein (EggNog:ENOG503NXIG; COG:S): MALEKVIVVGAGPSGLLLTLLLSRASIPVELIEQTEGLDTNPRASHYSPESCHEFDRAGILDEVREAGFIPDGVSWRRLEGEDKSRLIKITNPALKPGDDPESAAFRHRMVCLPLHKLGKILETHVKSQGTAEIKYGRKVVEIGEDADKGKAWVKVEKADGSTEIREADYVVGCDGANSIIRRKLFGDWVYPGYTWDKQIVATNIYYDGFKDVDFDDSQFFVHPEHWHMVARIQPDGLYRVTYGEIGGLTYDQLKERQPAKFQAILPGNPTPDKYGLVNFSPYKVHQRCVDRMRVGRFLLAADAAHLCNPFGGMGLTGGIADVGSLYDSLRGIDNNKADDSILDKYDEVRRRIWHEVIDPISTENMQRLFQYQNADEFVDKDPLYKLVREMQNPDKKLEKGGPPNASVTVSQRWLWS, from the exons ATGGCCCTTGAAAAAGTAATAGTCGTCGGTGCCGGCCCCTCCGGCCTCCTCTtgaccctcctcctctcgcGGGCCTCCATCCCCGTCGAGCTCATCGAACAGACCGAAGGCctcgacaccaacccccgcgCCAGCCACTACAGCCCCGAGTCCTGCCACGAATTCGACCGTGCTGGTATCCTCGACGAAGTCCGAGAAGCAGGATTCATCCCTGACGGAGTATCATGGCGAAGACTGGAAGGCGAGGACAAGAGTCGACtcatcaaaatcaccaaCCCGGCCCTCAAACCCGGGGATGACCCGGAATCAGCCGCCTTCAGACATCGCATGGTCTGCCTTCCGTTGCACAAACTGGGGAAAATATTGGAGACACATGTGAAGAGTCAAGGCACAGCTGAGATCAAATATGGTCGGAAGGTTGTCGAGATTGGCGAGGATGCTGACAAAGGCAAGGCTTGGGTCAAGGTTGAAAAGGCCGATGGGAGCACCGAGATACGAGAGGCAGATTACGTTGTTGGCTGTGATGGCGCGAATAGCATCATTCGGCGGAAATTGTTTGGTGACTGGGTGTATCCAGGGTATACCTGGGACAAGCAGATTGTTGCGACAAACATCTATTATGATGGGTTCAAAGACGTTGACTTTGATGACAGTCAGTTCTTTGTGCATCCTGAACATTG GCACATGGTTGCAAGGATACAGCCTGATGGGCTTTACCGCGTAACTTATGGCGAGATCGGTGGACTCACCTATGACCAACTCAAGGAGAGACAACCAGCCAAATTTCAAGCAATCCTACCCGGCAATCCAACCCCTGACAAATATGGGCTTGTCAACTTCAGTCCGTACAAAGTCCATCAGCGATGTGTTGACAGGATGAGAGTTGGACGCTTCTTGCTTGCGGCTGACGCAGCCCATCTTTGCAATCCATT TGGAGGCATGGGTTTGACTGGAGGTATCGCAGATGTTGGCAGTTTGTATGACTCCCTTCGCGGCattgacaacaacaaagcaGATGACTCTATTCTCGACAAATACGATGAAGTAAGACGGAGGATCTGGCACGAAGTGATTGATCCTATTTCTACGGAAAACATGCAACGTCTCTTCCAGTACCAAAACGCGGATGAGTTTGTCGACAAGGATCCGTTGTACaagctggtgagggagatgcagAATCCCGACAAGAAGCTTGAGAAGGGCGGCCCTCCAAATGCAAGTGTCACGGTTTCCCagcggtggttgtggtcaTGA
- the LXR1 gene encoding L-xylulose reductase (COG:Q; EggNog:ENOG503NXQY) translates to MTAQTGNAVPKAQKLSDLFSLKGKVVVVTGASGPRGMGIEAARGCAEMGANVAITYASRKEGAEKNVAELEKEYGVKAKCYKLQIDDYSDCQRLVSDVIKDFGKIDAFIANAGATANGGLLDDSKEEWDRVVQTDLSGTAYCAKAVGPHFKERGTGSFVITASMSGHIANYPQEQTSYNVAKAGCIHMARSLANEWRGFARVNSISPGYIDTGLSDFIDQKTQDLWNSMIPLNRPGNAKELKGAYVYLVSDASSYTTGADIVIDGGYTCR, encoded by the exons ATGACTGCGCAAACAGGCAATGCTGTCCCCAAGGCTCAGAAGCTGAGCGACCTGTTCAGCCTCAAGGGAAAGGTAGTCGTCGTGACAGGAGCTTCGGGCCCCCGAGGCATGGGCATTGAAGCTGCCCGCGGTTGCGCCGAGATGGGAGCCAATGTCGCCATCACATACGCCTCCAGGAAAGAGGGCGCCGAGAAGAACGTggccgagctcgagaaaGAGTACGGCGTCAAGGCCAAGTGCTACAAGCTTCAGATTGACGACTACTCCGACTGCCAACGTCTGGTCAGTGACGTCATCAAGGACTTTGGGAAGATTGACGCCTTTATCGCCAA TGCCGGCGCCACAGCAAACGGCGGACTCCTCGACGACTCCAAGGAAGAATGGGATCGCGTTGTCCAAACCGACCTCAGCGGGACAGCCTACTGCGCCAAGGCAGTGGGACCCCATTTCAAGGAGCGCGGCACAGGATCCTTTGTCATCACGGCCTCCATGTCCGGCCACATTGCCAACTACCCTCAAGAACAGACCTCTTACAACGTCGCCAAGGCCGGCTGCATTCACATGGCCCGGTCTCTTGCCAACGAGTGGCGCGGCTTTGCTCGCGTCAACAGCATCTCCCCTGGCTACATCGACACGGGACTGTCAGACTTTATCGACCAAAAGACTCAGGATCTGTGGAACAGCATGATTCCCCTCAACCGTCCAGGGAATGCCAAGGAGCTGAAGGGGGCTTATGTCTATCTGGTTAGCGATGCGAGCAGTTACACCACGGGCGCGGATATTGTCATTGATGGCGGTTACACATGCCGCTGA